In Sulfitobacter albidus, the following proteins share a genomic window:
- the dapE gene encoding succinyl-diaminopimelate desuccinylase, whose protein sequence is MPPIDPVDLTAHLVKCPSVTPADAGALDVLHELLSDAGFDCAWADRGGIRNLFARWGKVGNTRSFGFNGHTDVVPVGDEAAWTHPPFGAEIVDGIMYGRGTTDMKSGVAAFAAAAVDFVRDTPPDGSIIITITGDEEGESVDGTTALLEYMEHNGERMDVCLVGEPTCPNRMGDMIKIGRRGSMTTKFRVIGTQGHSAYPHRANNPLPAMVRLMDRLASHKLDEGTDHFDPSTLAVVTVDTGNPASNVIPAECAATVNIRFNDTHSGASLTEWIAGEVAAVKEAFGVEIETHTKISGESFITPPGDLSALVANAVEAVTGVAPELSTTGGTSDARFVKSHCPVVEFGLVGQSMHQVDEHVAVAHIEELKAIYTRILTDYFA, encoded by the coding sequence ATGCCGCCAATCGACCCCGTTGATCTTACCGCCCATTTGGTAAAATGCCCGTCGGTGACACCTGCAGACGCAGGCGCGCTCGATGTTCTGCATGAATTGCTAAGCGATGCGGGATTTGACTGTGCCTGGGCGGATCGCGGCGGAATTCGGAACCTGTTTGCCCGCTGGGGCAAGGTGGGGAATACCCGTTCGTTCGGATTCAACGGCCATACCGATGTGGTGCCCGTGGGGGATGAGGCGGCCTGGACCCACCCCCCATTCGGCGCGGAGATCGTCGACGGGATCATGTACGGGCGCGGCACAACGGACATGAAATCCGGCGTTGCCGCCTTTGCCGCTGCGGCGGTGGATTTTGTGCGCGATACCCCGCCGGACGGATCGATCATCATCACGATCACCGGCGACGAAGAGGGGGAGAGCGTGGACGGCACGACCGCGTTGCTCGAATACATGGAACACAACGGAGAGCGGATGGATGTCTGCCTGGTGGGGGAGCCGACGTGCCCGAACCGCATGGGCGATATGATCAAGATCGGGCGTCGTGGGTCGATGACGACAAAATTCCGGGTGATCGGGACCCAGGGGCATTCGGCCTATCCGCACCGCGCCAACAACCCGCTGCCCGCGATGGTCCGGCTGATGGACCGGCTTGCCTCGCACAAGCTGGACGAAGGGACGGATCATTTTGACCCGTCCACGCTCGCCGTCGTCACCGTGGATACCGGCAATCCGGCCAGCAATGTGATCCCGGCGGAATGTGCCGCAACGGTGAACATCCGCTTCAACGACACCCACTCCGGCGCCAGCCTGACCGAGTGGATCGCGGGCGAGGTTGCAGCGGTGAAAGAGGCGTTTGGCGTCGAGATAGAGACACATACCAAGATCTCGGGCGAAAGCTTTATCACCCCGCCGGGCGATTTGTCGGCGCTTGTGGCTAATGCCGTTGAGGCGGTTACGGGCGTGGCGCCGGAGCTGTCGACGACGGGCGGCACGTCGGACGCACGCTTTGTCAAATCACACTGTCCGGTGGTGGAATTTGGCCTTGTCGGCCAATCCATGCATCAGGTGGATGAGCATGTCGCCGTCGCGCACATCGAAGAGCTGAAAGCCATCTACACCCGCATCCTTACCGACTATTTCGCATGA
- a CDS encoding Hint domain-containing protein, with protein sequence MVAASELPIETVREGTTATDMAQTIFGDGVTVVGATYFGDIDSAGTYSDGDAVSGGVTPGDTGVILSTGNAQDFTNSSGQSNQNTNTSTNTSGTNNFGQYNTAAGAQTYDAATLDVDFIPDTNVMTMQFVFSSDEYPEFENSIYQDFFGVWINGQLVPLDVGDGDTDPGNINTTNNINMYVNNQTDDFNTEMDGFTITMTLTMNVNPGVVNSMRLAIADVSDSNYDSNVLIAGNSVQTELVAISDNVDVFPDGTKTLDVLSNDINNGPGTLTITQINGQNVLAGDTITLPTGQQVTLNADGTFTVVGDGDDENFNFTYTVTNGENTDTGFVNATSVPCFVAGTLIATPGGVRRAEGLQPGEMVMTKDEGAQPLRWVGSRTVSAQGDFAPIHIRANTLGAHRDLLVSPLHRVLIKDNLAELLFGEPEVLVAARDLVNDHSITRREGGEVTYVHLMFDRHQVVFSEGLETESFLPGPQTADSFEAGMVEEIYGLFPELDPETGSGFPTAARRTLRRYEAELLRAAKVA encoded by the coding sequence ATGGTAGCAGCGTCGGAACTTCCGATCGAAACGGTGCGCGAGGGCACAACCGCCACGGATATGGCGCAGACGATATTTGGTGATGGGGTCACCGTTGTCGGAGCGACCTACTTCGGCGATATCGACAGCGCGGGCACCTACTCCGACGGCGACGCCGTATCGGGTGGCGTGACGCCCGGCGACACTGGCGTGATCCTGTCGACGGGAAATGCGCAGGATTTCACGAATTCATCCGGCCAGTCCAATCAGAACACAAACACCTCGACCAACACCAGCGGGACCAACAACTTTGGTCAGTACAATACGGCTGCGGGCGCCCAGACCTATGACGCAGCGACCCTCGACGTCGATTTCATCCCCGACACCAATGTAATGACGATGCAATTCGTCTTTTCCTCCGACGAATATCCAGAGTTCGAAAACTCGATCTATCAGGATTTCTTTGGCGTATGGATCAACGGGCAGTTGGTTCCCCTCGACGTCGGTGATGGCGATACCGACCCCGGCAACATCAACACCACCAACAACATCAACATGTACGTCAACAACCAGACGGACGATTTCAATACCGAGATGGACGGCTTTACCATCACCATGACGCTGACAATGAATGTCAATCCCGGCGTCGTGAACTCCATGCGGCTCGCCATCGCTGATGTCTCAGACAGCAACTACGATTCCAACGTGCTGATCGCGGGCAATTCGGTGCAGACGGAACTGGTCGCGATTTCGGACAATGTGGACGTCTTTCCCGACGGGACAAAAACACTCGATGTTTTGTCCAACGACATAAACAACGGTCCGGGCACGCTGACGATCACCCAGATCAACGGTCAGAATGTCCTAGCCGGGGATACAATCACCCTGCCAACCGGACAGCAGGTGACCCTGAACGCCGATGGCACATTTACAGTCGTAGGCGACGGCGACGATGAGAACTTCAACTTCACCTATACAGTCACCAATGGCGAGAATACCGACACCGGTTTTGTAAACGCGACTTCCGTGCCGTGTTTCGTCGCCGGTACGCTCATCGCGACCCCGGGTGGCGTCCGTCGCGCCGAAGGGTTGCAGCCCGGCGAAATGGTCATGACCAAAGACGAAGGCGCGCAACCGCTGCGCTGGGTTGGGTCCAGAACAGTCTCTGCACAAGGGGATTTCGCCCCGATTCACATCCGCGCCAACACGCTTGGTGCGCACCGCGATCTATTGGTCTCTCCCCTGCACCGGGTTCTGATCAAGGACAACCTGGCCGAACTTCTTTTTGGCGAGCCCGAAGTGCTCGTCGCCGCGCGAGATCTTGTGAACGATCACTCAATCACCCGTCGGGAGGGCGGCGAGGTCACCTATGTGCATCTGATGTTCGACCGCCATCAGGTCGTCTTTTCCGAAGGGTTGGAGACCGAAAGTTTTCTGCCCGGCCCGCAAACCGCCGACAGCTTTGAGGCCGGGATGGTCGAGGAAATCTACGGTCTGTTCCCTGAGTTAGACCCTGAGACCGGCAGCGGTTTTCCAACCGCGGCCCGCCGCACCCTGCGCCGGTACGAAGCGGAGCTGCTGCGCGCAGCCAAGGTGGCCTGA